A window of Primulina huaijiensis isolate GDHJ02 chromosome 9, ASM1229523v2, whole genome shotgun sequence contains these coding sequences:
- the LOC140985200 gene encoding uncharacterized protein isoform X2 yields MDFDFLVKAAKKELENQLPEDEDDQIGQNDVFAQIIGPDRPGRVRMLGDGVNPSDLWGEVPSRSTCNRIVMEQKTKLEKMDEQIRKQVQNIVMLESKICNQPNQNLGSNYNNIQHTTSSSSPLSPRIGCSVSIKSLFDSTKIVAKGVVRSMDPNTEVGRQTMGPYWCEIQVLVVLEREESLIRPYDLLQKLEDTLGGMIAWPCHLVTRILDFD; encoded by the exons atggattttgattttttggtgAAGGCTGCAAAGAAAGAACTAGAAAATCAACTTCCTGAAGATGAGGATGATCAAATTGGTCAAAATGACGTATTTGCTCAAATCATTGGACCAGATAGACCAGGCCGAGTGCGTATGCTTGGTGATGGTGTTAACCCATCTGATTTATGGGGAGAAGTTCCAAGCCGTAGTACATGCAATCGAATAGTGATGGAGCAAAAGACGAAGTTAGAAAAAATGGATGAGCAAATTAGAAAACAAGTCCAAAACATTGTAATGTTAGAATCAAAGATTTGCAATCAACCAAACCAAAACCTTGGTTCAAATTACAACAATATACAACATACAACATCCTCTAGTAGTCCATTATCTCCAAGG ATTGGATGTTCTGTCTCAATAAAAAGTCTATTTGATTCAACGAAAATTGTGGCAAAAGGAGTTGTTCGTAGCATGGATCCAAATACCGAAGTAGGAAGACAGACAATGGGACCATATTGGTGTGAAATACAAGTTCTGGTTGTCCTAGAACGGGAAGAGAGTTTGATTAGGCCATATGATCTTTTACAAAAGCTTGAGGATACACTTGGAGGAATGATAGCTTGGCCTTGTCATTTG GTGACAAGAATATTGGATTTTGATTAA
- the LOC140985200 gene encoding uncharacterized protein isoform X1 yields MDFDFLVKAAKKELENQLPEDEDDQIGQNDVFAQIIGPDRPGRVRMLGDGVNPSDLWGEVPSRSTCNRIVMEQKTKLEKMDEQIRKQVQNIVMLESKICNQPNQNLGSNYNNIQHTTSSSSPLSPRIGCSVSIKSLFDSTKIVAKGVVRSMDPNTEVGRQTMGPYWCEIQVLVVLEREESLIRPYDLLQKLEDTLGGMIAWPCHLLTVNMEDFY; encoded by the exons atggattttgattttttggtgAAGGCTGCAAAGAAAGAACTAGAAAATCAACTTCCTGAAGATGAGGATGATCAAATTGGTCAAAATGACGTATTTGCTCAAATCATTGGACCAGATAGACCAGGCCGAGTGCGTATGCTTGGTGATGGTGTTAACCCATCTGATTTATGGGGAGAAGTTCCAAGCCGTAGTACATGCAATCGAATAGTGATGGAGCAAAAGACGAAGTTAGAAAAAATGGATGAGCAAATTAGAAAACAAGTCCAAAACATTGTAATGTTAGAATCAAAGATTTGCAATCAACCAAACCAAAACCTTGGTTCAAATTACAACAATATACAACATACAACATCCTCTAGTAGTCCATTATCTCCAAGG ATTGGATGTTCTGTCTCAATAAAAAGTCTATTTGATTCAACGAAAATTGTGGCAAAAGGAGTTGTTCGTAGCATGGATCCAAATACCGAAGTAGGAAGACAGACAATGGGACCATATTGGTGTGAAATACAAGTTCTGGTTGTCCTAGAACGGGAAGAGAGTTTGATTAGGCCATATGATCTTTTACAAAAGCTTGAGGATACACTTGGAGGAATGATAGCTTGGCCTTGTCATTTG TTGACAGTTAATATGGAAGATTTCTACTAG
- the LOC140983856 gene encoding uncharacterized protein, which translates to MKRNQESVFVDEQAARQERQEDAEGHQSRVEEPQPHQRGEISEMGEMWKEIQIFASNKKHQKNYLSLFVVKQQEAETLREFVQCFNNAELEIPAATPDIMISAFTQGLRGGEFFKSLVKKPPSSYDDLLSRTEKYVNLEDAQRHKRMEQRPGRSRVEGAERESRKRGAAERKDDKARGRGQLSSNVPLDRSRDKVMEVRESEGRWEKSQRVECSARLPSRDKQEGSSSRSRQRSRSSPRRGQGPPWINQRIGEQRGEGRCQDVPQEPVEPRRGMNEDNHPTRGMIHMISGGATDGDSGRARKACGRRLENFEISRGADLPQDPALSFGPEDLRGVVTPHNDALVVEGFEFEPVSTPLYGFAEHAILPLGQMFIPLSLGHEPLRITKMMTCTVVDTPSAYNGILGRPALKDFRAVSSIYHQKLKFPVGKGVGVLCGDQKVARWCYERIVKEEQKRGREHSHGSLSSVLQL; encoded by the exons atgaaaagGAATCAAGAGTCTGTGTTTGTAGATGAACAGGCAGCCCGTCAGGAGCGTCAGGAAGATGCTGAGGGCCACCAGAGCAGGGTTGAAGAGCCACAGCCCCACCAAAGGggggagattagtgagatgggAGAAATGTGGAAGGAAATACAGAT ATTCGCTAGCAAcaaaaaacaccaaaaaaacTATTTGAGTCTGTTTGTGGTGAAACAACAAGAAGCTGAAACTTTGCGAGAGTTTGTCCAGTGTTTCAACAACGCAGAGCTGGAGATACCAGCGGCCACtcctgacatcatgataagtgcctttacccAGGGACTTAGAGGAGGAGAGTTCTTTAAATCGTTAGTGAAGAAACCTCCATCAAGTTATGATGATTTGTTATCTCGGacggaaaaatatgtaaatctcgAAGATGCCCAACGGCATAAGAGGATGGAGCAGCGACCTGGGAGAAGTAGAGTTGAGGGAGCGGAAAGAGAAAGTAGGAAGAGAGGCGCGGCCGAGAGGAAGGATGATAAGGCTAGGGGCAGAGGACAATTATCATCCAATGTTCCTCTGGATAGGAGTCGGGACAAGGTGATGGAAGTGAGGGAGTCCGAGGGGAGGTGGGAGAAGTCGCAAAGGGTTGAGTGCAGTGCTAGATTGCCTTCGCGGGATAAACAAGAAGGATCCTCATCCAGGAGTCGACAGAGGTCTCGCTCGTCCCCTAGGCGTGGTCAAGGCCCTCCATGGATAAATCAGAGGATCGGGGAGCAGAGAGGGGAAGGTCGATGTCAAGATGTCCCTCAGGAGCCCGTCGAACCGAGGAGGGGAATGAATGAGGATAACCACCCTACGAGGggaatgattcatatgatctcggggggtgctactgatggagactcggGGCGAGCTCGGAAGGCATGTGGGAGAAGGCTGGAGAACTTTGAGATATCTAGGGGTGCAGATTTACCACAAGATCCCGCCCTCAGCTTTGGGCCGGAAGACCTCCGAGGTGTTGTGACTCCacataacgatgccttggtg GTGGAGggatttgagtttgagccgGTCTCCACCCCGCTGTATGGGTTTGCAGAACACGCCATCCTGCCTTTGGGTCAGATGTTCATCCCTCTATCTTTGGGACACGAACCTCTGCGTATAacaaagatgatgacatgtacCGTGGTGGACACCCCATCTGCTTACAATGGAATTCTGGGGCGACCAGCCCTAAAAGATTTCAGAGCAGTATCGTCCATATATCATCAGAAGCTGAAGTTTCCTGTGGGGAAGGGGGTTGGAGTCTTGTGCGGGGACCAGAAGGTCGCGCGTTGGTGTTATGAAAGAATCGTGAAGGAAGAACAAAAGAGAGGTCGCGAGCATTCGCATGGAAGCTTAAGCTCAGTCTTACAGTTGTAG